The Arachis hypogaea cultivar Tifrunner chromosome 19, arahy.Tifrunner.gnm2.J5K5, whole genome shotgun sequence genome has a window encoding:
- the LOC112776062 gene encoding uncharacterized protein: MKGVSFNGFSLFLLFFFTLFMSLSSISALSQSGSDLPPVKFIIGGEENLGPWKYEMSQMTHMGPAPGPNGEDTLVLAANRTKRPDILRGFRRYRGGWDITDRHYWASVGFTGAAGFILAVLWFISFGLALGIHLCCGWGISIKHKESNRSQRICLILLISFTFAVVTGCILLSVGQDKFHGEALGTLQYVVNQSDYTVQTLRNVTEYLSLAKTINVNQIPLPSDVMDDIDKLNVDLNTAANTLSEKTEENSVKVRRVFDAVHLALIVVAAVMLLLAVIGLLLSILGHRHAILIFVISGWLLVATTFILCGMFMIINNAISDTCMAMGEWVENPHTESALSDILPCVDQRTTNKTLFQSKQVVNNIANVVNQFIYNTANINATKGSLGYYNQSGPGMPSLCYPFDPQYQERQCTAQEVSSANASMVWKNYECEVSESGICTTVGRVTPAIYSQLVAAVNESYALEHYTPLLLNLQNCNFVRDAFAGITTSYCPPLTHYLKIVNAGLGLISVGVLLCLVLWLLYANRPGKGDVFGKLSLSEKLKSRFSKNRNSTNSSLSNAGSEV; this comes from the exons ATGAAAGGAGTTTCCTTCAATGGGTTTTCCttattcttgctcttcttcttcacTCTCTTCATGTCTCTGAGCTCGATTTCAGCTCTGTCTCAAAGTGGCTCCGACCTGCCTCCGGTGAAGTTTATCATAG GAGGAGAAGAGAATTTGGGTCCATGGAAGTATGAAATGAGTCAGATGACACACATGGGTCCAGCACCAGGGCCTAATGGTGAGGATACTCTTGTCTTGGCGGCAAACAGGACCAAAAGACCCGACATTCTTAGAGGATTTCGACGATACCGAGGTGGTTGGGATATTACAGATCGCCATTATTGGGCT TCAGTTGGATTCACGGGTGCGGCTGGTTTCATTCTTGCTGTGCTATGGTTCATCTCGTTTGGCTTAGCACTTGGGATTCATCTATGCTGTGGATGGGGAATTAGTATCAAACACAAAGAATCAAATCGTTCACAAAGGATTTGTCTTATACTGCTGATATCATTCACCTTTGCAGTAGT AACGGGATGTATCCTTCTTTCTGTTGGGCAAGATAAGTTTCATGGCGAGGCCTTGGGTACCCTACAATATGTTGTTAATCAGTCAGATTATACAGTGCAGACTCTAAGAAATGTCACCGAGTATCTCTCCCTTGCAAAAACTATCAATGTCAATCAGATCCCTCTTCCATCTGATGTCATGGATGATATTGACAAGTTGAATGTGGATCTAAATACTGCAGCAAATACACTTTCGGAGAAGACGGAAGAAAATTCTGTTAAAGTTCGAAGAGTATTCGATGCTGT GCATCTAGCTTTGATAGTCGTGGCAGCAGTGATGCTTCTGCTGGCAGTAATTGGATTGT TGCTATCTATCCTCGGACATCGACATGCAATCCTCAT ATTTGTTATCAGTGGTTGGTTACTGGTTGCAACCACATTCATTCTTTGTGGAATGTTCATGATCATTAATAA tGCAATTTCTGATACCTGTATGGCTATGGGAGAATGGGTGGAGAATCCACATACAGAATCCGCACTTAGTGATATTCTTCCATGTGTTGATCAGAGAACCACAAACAAAACACTTTTTCAAAGTAAGCAAGTAGTCAACAACATTGCGAATGTTGTCAATCAGTTCATTTACAACACCGCGAACATAAATGCAACAAAAGGTAGTCTGGGTTACTACAACCAGTCTGGGCCTGGAATGCCATCTTTGTGCTATCCCTTTGACCCTCAGTATCAAGAGCGGCAGTGTACAGCTCAAGAAGTTTCTTCTGCCAATGCTTCAAtg GTTTGGAAGAACTACGAATGTGAGGTATCTGAATCTGGTATTTGCACAACAGTTGGGAGGGTGACCCCGGCGATTTACTCGCAATTAGTTGCTGCAGTTAATGAAAGCTATGCATTAGAACATTACACACCGCTTTTGCTTAACCTTCAGAATTGCAATTTTGTCAGGGATGCATTTGCAGGAATCACCACAAGTTACTGTCCTCCATTAACCCATTATCTCAAGATTGTCAATGCAGGACTGGGACTCATTTCAGTTGGCGTCTTGCTCTGCCTTGTTCTCTGGTTACTATATGCCAACCGCCCCGGAAAAGGGGATGTGTTTGGGAAGCTATCCTTATCAGAAAAACTAAAGAGCAGATTTAGCAAGAACCGCAATAGTACGAATTCGTCATTGTCAAATGCTGGTAGTGAAGTATAG
- the LOC112776063 gene encoding putative fasciclin-like arabinogalactan protein 20 produces MASSLSFLLIFSLSVISLSTALPTEAISDAADILADSSFVSMALTLQVVAESLLEQSPSVTIFAPTDSAFKKSGQPSFDLLRFHLAPLPLPAQSLRLLPAGAKIPTMLPGQSLVVTTSPSDRITSLNNVRITGSPIYDDGVLLIYGVDRFFDPNFQDNSGSNQKPNSNASCIARNLTANNSSDSFFPAIETLKSGGYTAMASFLAMQLVGLSEQNPVTILAPPDEMVMNRIGEFEEYPSFFLRHAVPCRLLWNDLVNFKGDTELPTFVEGFGINITRSNGVLNLNGVTVFFPDMFFNDKVVVHGVSDVVALQDSSKTSNNKAVESSLFHYDGFNSTDDEIMFDPGEF; encoded by the coding sequence atggcttcctcacTCTCCTTCCTCCTAATCTTCAGTCTCTCCGTCATCTCCCTCTCCACCGCCCTTCCAACCGAAGCTATCTCCGATGCCGCCGACATCCTCGCCGACTCCAGCTTCGTCTCCATGGCCCTCACCCTTCAGGTTGTGGCGGAATCCCTCTTAGAGCAGTCCCCTTCCGTCACCATCTTCGCCCCCACCGACTCCGCCTTCAAGAAGTCCGGTCAGCCCTCTTTCGACCTCCTCCGCTTCCACCTTGCTCCTCTTCCCTTACCGGCGCAGAGCCTCCGCCTCCTCCCAGCCGGCGCCAAGATCCCCACCATGCTCCCCGGCCAGTCCCTCGTCGTCACCACCTCTCCCTCCGACCGCATTACCTCCCTCAACAACGTCCGAATCACCGGATCTCCGATCTACGACGATGGCGTCCTCCTCATCTACGGCGTAGATCGCTTCTTCGATCCAAATTTCCAGGACAACAGCGGATCCAACCAGAAACCTAATTCCAACGCCTCTTGCATAGCAAGGAACCTAACCGCGAACAATTCCTCTGACTCCTTCTTCCCAGCCATCGAAACCTTGAAATCCGGTGGGTACACCGCCATGGCGTCGTTCCTGGCGATGCAGCTTGTCGGCTTATCGGAGCAGAACCCGGTAACGATATTGGCTCCGCCGGACGAGATGGTGATGAATCGAATCGGAGAGTTCGAGGAGTATCCATCGTTCTTTCTCCGGCACGCCGTGCCGTGCAGGCTTCTTTGGAACGATCTGGTGAATTTCAAGGGTGATACGGAGCTTCCTACGTTCGTGGAAGGGTTCGGGATCAACATCACGAGATCCAATGGCGTATTGAATCTGAACGGAGTGACGGTTTTCTTCCCTGACATGTTCTTCAACGATAAGGTGGTTGTTCACGGCGTCAGTGACGTTGTGGCTTTGCAGGACAGTAGCAAGACGAGTAACAACAAAGCTGTGGAGTCTTCTCTTTTTCACTATGATGGATTCAACAGCACCGATGACGAAATTATGTTTGATCCCGGTGAATTCTGA